One region of Hydrogenobaculum sp. Y04AAS1 genomic DNA includes:
- a CDS encoding tRNA (guanine(26)-N(2))-dimethyltransferase, with protein sequence MLVKEGAVEFFIPELPEVLSKEVEVFYNPFMAVNRDFTVLILKAYSTLKSKKLFIADPMSASGVRVLRLLKETNVVEKAFLNDIKKEAIELAQKNLEGYQNVEYFNKDARIFLLENKDFDYIDIDPYGSPIGFLESAINALKTGGLIGITATDTASLSGSYPFKAFRRYSAKPLDSEFYHESALRILVKSVIEASFRLDVVLKPVFGFSYRHFLRAFFIKLKGVSKAIDISANIGYIGYCHSCKFRNTYTCVLDLPKFCPLCDDFFDYTGPIYIGDIYDKELLDIMKEQDFTYFTKDTIKIFKTILEESKIKNPWFYKANIFGKGTMPKLKQILKDLDAKPTHFSPEGFKTDLDFMHIKEYFEKWV encoded by the coding sequence ATGCTTGTAAAAGAAGGGGCAGTAGAGTTTTTTATACCAGAGCTTCCGGAGGTTTTATCAAAAGAAGTAGAGGTTTTCTACAACCCTTTTATGGCTGTCAACAGAGATTTCACGGTGCTTATCTTAAAAGCTTACTCTACACTAAAATCCAAAAAACTTTTCATAGCTGATCCAATGAGCGCTTCTGGGGTCAGGGTTTTAAGGCTTTTAAAAGAAACAAACGTAGTAGAAAAAGCTTTTTTAAACGATATTAAAAAAGAAGCCATAGAATTAGCTCAAAAAAATCTTGAAGGTTATCAAAACGTAGAATACTTCAATAAAGATGCGAGGATATTTTTGCTTGAAAACAAAGACTTTGATTATATAGACATAGACCCTTATGGAAGCCCTATAGGATTTTTAGAAAGCGCTATAAACGCTTTAAAAACCGGTGGTCTTATAGGTATAACTGCCACAGATACGGCATCTTTATCTGGATCTTACCCGTTTAAAGCTTTTAGAAGATACAGCGCTAAACCTCTTGATAGTGAGTTTTATCACGAAAGTGCATTGAGGATACTTGTAAAATCTGTAATAGAAGCCTCTTTTAGGCTTGATGTGGTCTTAAAACCTGTTTTTGGTTTTAGTTATAGGCACTTTTTAAGGGCTTTTTTTATAAAATTAAAAGGTGTATCAAAGGCCATAGACATATCCGCAAACATAGGATACATAGGATATTGTCATAGTTGTAAATTTAGAAATACTTACACATGCGTTCTTGATCTACCAAAATTTTGCCCTCTTTGTGATGATTTTTTTGATTACACTGGTCCTATCTATATAGGAGATATTTACGACAAAGAGCTTTTAGATATTATGAAAGAACAAGACTTTACATATTTTACAAAGGATACCATAAAGATTTTTAAAACAATTTTAGAAGAATCTAAGATTAAAAACCCTTGGTTTTACAAAGCAAATATATTTGGAAAAGGCACGATGCCAAAGTTAAAACAAATATTAAAAGATTTAGATGCAAAACCCACACACTTTAGCCCAGAAGGGTTTAAAACAGATTTAGATTTTATGCATATAAAGGAGTATTTTGAGAAATGGGTGTAA
- a CDS encoding caspase family protein has translation MINIKSRIFKILSLLILSVGLSRAASMNDYVNEINSVYHDIGLQSFGKGAYVQVGSNGKIDLKGDYKTYKDFEEAYYIAESIAGVSNVNPAFNVINANIIERPLEKCVAYSMKNEYSKCPNIISYKRALYPTSKKFAIVIAVGKFEGLPPQNTLYPGPENDARLVAKELRKKGFRVEELIDKNATYENVKNAIRSAINALPNNSTLVIYTSTHGSPKTPSGETGSVLYDSVISTYESNNCNYTNTQQINNEGYRDITVVNALISAQKMCYIVHKSLIIATDVLPLIVESGKNINLVAIEDICYSGASFKGVIPDAKTNDVYAPTKLVAENLVGRDPYPMILLTSASGDQHAQQSRINIKTEELCSDKSNPDCVEHGVFTYYYFTGLPRNNYYLYKTYYAEFNKIVDVSKNIVSRSIGTGESDKPQTPLFISNKNLTDFGL, from the coding sequence ATGATTAACATAAAATCAAGGATTTTTAAAATATTGTCTTTGTTAATCCTTAGTGTAGGGCTTTCAAGAGCAGCTAGCATGAATGATTATGTAAATGAGATAAACTCAGTTTATCATGATATAGGACTTCAAAGCTTTGGAAAAGGCGCTTATGTACAAGTAGGTTCCAACGGAAAAATAGACCTAAAAGGAGATTATAAAACCTACAAAGATTTTGAGGAAGCCTATTACATAGCAGAGTCTATAGCAGGCGTATCAAATGTGAATCCTGCTTTTAACGTAATAAATGCAAACATAATAGAAAGGCCATTAGAAAAATGCGTAGCTTATTCTATGAAAAATGAATACAGCAAATGTCCTAATATTATAAGCTATAAAAGAGCATTATATCCAACGTCTAAAAAATTTGCCATAGTAATAGCAGTGGGGAAATTTGAAGGACTACCACCCCAAAACACATTGTATCCTGGCCCAGAAAATGATGCTAGATTAGTGGCTAAAGAGTTAAGAAAAAAAGGTTTTAGAGTAGAAGAGCTTATTGACAAAAACGCCACATATGAAAACGTAAAGAATGCCATAAGAAGCGCGATAAACGCTTTGCCAAATAACTCCACTTTGGTGATATATACATCCACCCACGGTTCACCAAAAACACCTTCAGGAGAAACGGGCTCTGTTTTATACGACTCTGTAATAAGCACTTACGAAAGCAACAACTGTAACTATACAAATACACAGCAAATAAACAATGAAGGCTATAGAGATATAACGGTAGTAAATGCACTAATATCTGCTCAAAAAATGTGTTATATAGTACATAAATCTCTTATCATAGCAACAGATGTCCTGCCATTGATAGTAGAGTCTGGGAAAAATATAAATCTTGTAGCTATAGAAGACATATGTTACAGCGGTGCTTCTTTCAAAGGCGTTATACCAGATGCTAAAACTAACGATGTATATGCTCCTACGAAATTAGTGGCTGAGAATTTGGTAGGCCGTGATCCTTATCCCATGATTTTACTAACATCGGCTTCTGGAGATCAACATGCTCAACAAAGCCGAATAAACATTAAAACTGAAGAGCTTTGTAGCGACAAATCAAATCCAGATTGCGTAGAGCATGGAGTATTTACATACTACTATTTTACAGGACTTCCAAGAAACAACTATTATCTATACAAAACCTACTATGCCGAGTTCAACAAGATAGTAGACGTATCTAAAAATATAGTAAGTAGATCTATTGGAACTGGTGAAAGTGACAAACCACAGACGCCACTTTTTATATCAAATAAAAATCTTACAGATTTTGGACTTTAG
- a CDS encoding polysaccharide deacetylase family protein, with translation MGVMVFCYHKIFPKKSYDVNLSLFQKHINILDRFYEVLSLEELKAYIDGLYTPKKPAVVLTFDDGYVDNYIYAYPILKKYKKRAIIFPIYSRLLKEDIKRPTLFDYWEGKVSLKDLYKPLGAGEANKEFFEKGISYDFLSFEELRSMLDVFDVGSHGITHTKTFIDQKPIDIYNTKNYHYSLSSIYNPLKEGLPICPSKSDLSHPKAFIPNSVYELLEKNKDKNLFDIYTKSLKLSFETTDEYRERVRYELKTSKEGLEKALGIKVISFAYPFGDMSDILKEEASKYFYMAFSTKKKPVYPHQDRYDIGRITAVKDIFTFLKNIIYYPTNLYRYFNK, from the coding sequence ATGGGTGTAATGGTATTTTGCTATCACAAGATATTTCCAAAAAAATCTTACGATGTTAATTTATCTTTATTTCAAAAGCATATAAACATTTTGGATAGATTTTACGAAGTCCTTAGTTTAGAAGAACTAAAAGCCTATATAGACGGGCTTTATACACCTAAAAAACCAGCTGTGGTGCTAACTTTTGACGATGGTTATGTAGATAATTATATATACGCTTATCCTATACTTAAAAAATACAAAAAAAGAGCTATCATATTTCCCATATATTCAAGGCTCTTAAAAGAAGATATAAAAAGACCAACCCTTTTTGATTATTGGGAGGGAAAAGTCTCACTGAAAGACCTTTATAAACCCTTAGGGGCTGGTGAGGCCAACAAAGAGTTTTTTGAAAAAGGTATATCTTACGATTTTTTGAGCTTTGAAGAACTAAGGTCTATGCTTGATGTGTTTGATGTGGGCTCTCACGGGATCACCCATACAAAAACCTTTATAGACCAAAAACCAATAGACATATACAATACTAAAAACTATCACTATTCACTTTCTTCTATTTACAATCCACTAAAAGAAGGCCTTCCCATATGCCCTTCAAAAAGTGATTTATCTCATCCTAAAGCTTTTATACCAAACTCAGTTTATGAGCTTTTAGAAAAAAATAAAGATAAAAATCTATTTGATATTTATACTAAAAGCCTAAAACTTTCTTTTGAAACAACAGATGAGTACAGAGAAAGGGTGAGATATGAACTAAAAACCTCAAAAGAAGGTTTAGAAAAAGCCCTTGGTATAAAAGTTATCTCTTTTGCCTACCCTTTTGGCGATATGTCAGACATTTTAAAAGAAGAGGCTTCAAAGTATTTTTATATGGCTTTTAGTACCAAGAAAAAACCCGTATATCCACATCAAGATAGATACGATATAGGCCGTATAACGGCGGTAAAAGATATATTTACATTTTTGAAAAACATAATATATTATCCTACAAACTTGTACAGATATTTTAACAAATAA
- a CDS encoding tetratricopeptide repeat protein: MRKKSIAILALASVALFSCGGPKKTVLLEGGNAYDLLQQYISTKHAKPGDLQVEIWDGKNLKAYSLSWQSTITGADYMSLWKERLSKVNALYKPGLDKEAKANNWDVYISPTLTLQKTSSQKTQNKKPGTCNVQASSDINLGLQLVASGDLKNASKQFKQAIKDDNSCALAYIDLASAYINRKDYDKAIDVAKEGLKNAGENKDLEYVLACAYSRDKKLDYSLDALKKALKDGFNDPNKLAHDPDLQNLRLGKKKDFCELLNKYKITIKYCLV, from the coding sequence ATGAGAAAAAAATCCATAGCTATTTTGGCTTTGGCATCTGTGGCTTTGTTTTCATGTGGGGGCCCTAAAAAAACTGTTTTGTTAGAAGGCGGTAATGCTTATGATCTACTTCAGCAATATATAAGCACAAAGCATGCAAAGCCTGGAGATTTGCAAGTAGAAATATGGGATGGTAAAAACTTGAAAGCTTACAGCTTGTCATGGCAAAGTACTATTACAGGAGCTGATTATATGAGCCTGTGGAAAGAAAGACTTAGTAAAGTGAATGCGCTCTATAAGCCAGGTTTAGATAAAGAAGCAAAAGCAAACAATTGGGATGTATATATATCACCAACATTAACTTTGCAAAAAACCTCTTCACAAAAAACCCAAAACAAAAAACCAGGGACTTGCAACGTTCAAGCTAGCTCTGATATAAACCTTGGTTTACAGCTTGTCGCATCAGGAGATCTAAAAAATGCTTCAAAGCAATTTAAACAAGCCATAAAAGATGACAATAGCTGTGCTTTAGCCTATATTGATCTAGCATCAGCTTACATAAATAGGAAAGATTACGATAAGGCTATAGATGTAGCAAAAGAAGGGCTTAAAAACGCTGGAGAAAACAAGGATTTAGAGTATGTTTTAGCTTGTGCTTACTCAAGAGATAAAAAACTAGACTACTCGTTAGATGCTTTAAAGAAAGCTTTAAAGGATGGTTTTAACGATCCAAACAAGCTAGCACATGACCCGGATCTACAAAACCTAAGATTAGGTAAGAAAAAAGATTTCTGCGAGCTTCTCAACAAATACAAGATAACTATAAAATACTGCTTGGTTTAA
- a CDS encoding M23 family metallopeptidase, producing the protein MVKRLLLVFGFGLLITSCAQVEVKSTGPNRLEELTKPIQNIIPKKKPQKPPQPKVESIYPVDAKPVYVGNKVYFYTECGSMVQAISPGQIIYSGKSLKAYNYIVLIKTPQNLVDVYTYLGKVFVAKGDYVKKGAIIGEVGVDPIDNVCKLLYETRNTNGDIVNPVF; encoded by the coding sequence ATGGTAAAAAGGCTTTTATTAGTTTTTGGTTTTGGGCTTTTAATAACCTCTTGCGCTCAAGTAGAGGTAAAAAGTACAGGTCCCAACAGACTAGAGGAACTCACAAAACCAATTCAAAACATCATACCTAAGAAAAAGCCCCAAAAACCACCACAGCCAAAAGTAGAATCAATATATCCAGTGGATGCAAAACCCGTATACGTTGGTAACAAAGTATACTTTTACACAGAATGCGGATCTATGGTACAAGCAATATCACCAGGTCAGATTATATACTCTGGCAAAAGCCTAAAAGCCTACAACTACATAGTCCTTATCAAAACCCCTCAAAACCTGGTGGATGTATATACATACCTTGGTAAAGTTTTTGTAGCAAAAGGAGATTACGTTAAAAAAGGCGCCATCATCGGAGAAGTGGGTGTAGACCCTATAGACAATGTATGTAAGCTTTTGTATGAGACCAGAAATACAAACGGTGATATAGTAAATCCGGTGTTTTAA
- a CDS encoding Bax inhibitor-1/YccA family protein, translated as MERFNSVTTRDYGLLSKVYGLLAFSIASAVVGSVVGLSHVVMVASHFWLFAILEFVLVFATSIVGQNKDMALPGFILLNVFTFITGFTLAPILSFALAVNPNAIVYALVTTAATFVGMSLVPILFRVNVLGMGGFLFAGLIAIVVASLLNLFFHSGVAALVISIVATVLFSLYVSYDTARILSMDPNAPAVALALALYLDVLNLFVNILFLFLEFSGNRRN; from the coding sequence ATGGAAAGGTTTAATAGTGTTACAACGAGGGATTACGGGTTACTTAGTAAAGTATATGGGCTTTTGGCTTTTTCTATAGCTTCGGCCGTAGTGGGAAGTGTGGTAGGGCTTTCTCATGTGGTAATGGTGGCAAGCCATTTTTGGTTGTTTGCTATACTTGAGTTTGTGCTTGTATTTGCCACATCCATAGTGGGTCAAAACAAAGATATGGCTTTGCCAGGTTTTATACTTCTAAACGTATTTACCTTCATTACAGGCTTTACGTTAGCTCCTATACTTTCTTTTGCTTTGGCAGTAAACCCTAATGCAATAGTCTATGCTTTGGTTACCACAGCAGCTACGTTTGTAGGTATGAGCTTAGTGCCTATACTTTTTAGGGTAAACGTGCTTGGCATGGGTGGATTTTTGTTTGCTGGTCTTATAGCTATAGTGGTGGCAAGCTTGCTCAATCTATTTTTTCATTCTGGTGTTGCAGCTCTTGTCATATCTATAGTCGCCACAGTGCTATTTAGCTTGTACGTAAGCTACGACACAGCTCGCATTTTAAGCATGGATCCAAACGCCCCGGCAGTGGCTTTGGCATTGGCTTTGTATCTTGATGTGCTTAATCTTTTTGTAAATATCTTATTCTTATTCTTAGAGTTTTCAGGCAATAGAAGAAATTGA
- a CDS encoding ribonucleotide-diphosphate reductase subunit beta, with protein sequence MSYNTAVDEVIKKDGKVCQSYTYKLDSVVYPEILNLYTKAKNNYWIPEEYDLANDKHEFYEKLNDIERHYMLHTVGFFSSAEGWVGQNILEISKRIRNTETRMFLGYQLMEEMKHIDTFRYIMDGLDLKPHEVYAMHENVKEIKRKADFEVKRAMALCEEPTEENLIEDIFVYYAILEGLFFFSGFVTPLAFGRRGVLKNVAALVRWILKDETRHLAFGIYLLNELLKDKNKNDYKDKFRVLMEEAVDIETEYARVAMPEKIIGLSFETYTSYVKYLADRRMRSLGFDAIYGQKNPMKWLTTQTDLPDLTNFFEAKVDY encoded by the coding sequence ATGAGCTATAATACAGCGGTAGATGAGGTAATAAAGAAAGACGGTAAGGTTTGTCAATCCTATACATATAAACTAGATTCCGTAGTGTATCCTGAGATTTTAAACCTTTATACAAAAGCCAAAAACAACTACTGGATACCAGAAGAATACGACCTTGCGAACGATAAACACGAATTTTATGAAAAGCTAAACGATATAGAACGTCATTACATGCTCCACACAGTTGGGTTTTTCTCTTCAGCAGAAGGCTGGGTTGGACAAAACATACTAGAGATTTCAAAACGCATAAGAAACACAGAAACAAGGATGTTTTTAGGATATCAGCTAATGGAAGAGATGAAACACATAGATACGTTTAGATACATAATGGATGGTCTTGATTTAAAACCTCACGAAGTATACGCAATGCATGAAAACGTCAAAGAAATAAAAAGAAAGGCTGATTTTGAAGTTAAACGTGCGATGGCTCTTTGCGAAGAACCTACCGAGGAAAACCTTATAGAGGATATATTTGTATATTATGCAATTTTAGAAGGGTTGTTTTTCTTTAGCGGTTTTGTGACACCTCTTGCCTTTGGAAGAAGAGGCGTGCTTAAAAATGTAGCTGCTTTAGTAAGATGGATATTAAAAGATGAGACAAGACATTTGGCTTTTGGTATTTATCTTCTCAATGAGCTTTTAAAAGATAAAAACAAAAACGATTACAAGGACAAGTTTAGAGTTCTTATGGAAGAGGCTGTGGATATAGAAACTGAGTACGCAAGAGTAGCTATGCCAGAAAAGATAATAGGACTTTCTTTTGAAACCTATACATCCTATGTAAAATATTTGGCGGATAGAAGGATGCGCTCTCTTGGTTTTGATGCTATATACGGTCAGAAGAATCCCATGAAATGGCTAACTACTCAAACAGACTTGCCAGATCTTACAAACTTCTTTGAAGCAAAAGTGGATTACTAA
- a CDS encoding DUF4384 domain-containing protein, with the protein MKKIYKNSLVISVLTTIALGIGSQAFASQARALFLSTAGAQVTYKETKKTEITQKVYAYQPKEHKVYYQKASETIPAGLSVQVMKVSRNGSAFPIDPSVYRFRNGDEFAVSFESNTPGYVRVYNINPSGDVSYLGTYAVPAFMRVQLPHSGYFKFTGERGNEKLVFQLYPCKYRQTSDQNYGDEASRNIILTSNSNSYGRVSYTVLNSLPSCEPTQNGLKVGSTVVAYNDPNMSRNIVLSNSNAQYSSYDSEATYYVSRINTANIKPITAVLNFIHK; encoded by the coding sequence ATGAAAAAAATTTATAAGAATAGTTTAGTAATTTCTGTATTGACAACAATAGCTCTGGGGATTGGTTCTCAAGCCTTTGCATCTCAAGCAAGAGCTCTTTTCTTAAGCACGGCAGGCGCTCAGGTAACTTATAAAGAAACTAAGAAGACTGAAATTACGCAAAAGGTTTATGCTTATCAACCTAAAGAACACAAAGTATATTATCAAAAAGCGTCTGAAACAATACCGGCTGGTTTATCTGTGCAAGTAATGAAAGTAAGTAGAAACGGATCGGCTTTTCCTATTGATCCTTCAGTTTATAGATTTAGAAACGGCGATGAATTTGCAGTATCGTTTGAATCAAACACACCAGGATACGTTAGAGTATACAATATAAATCCATCTGGTGACGTTAGCTATTTAGGCACATATGCTGTACCTGCTTTCATGAGAGTTCAACTTCCTCACTCTGGATATTTTAAGTTTACTGGAGAAAGGGGAAACGAAAAGCTAGTATTTCAACTATATCCTTGCAAATACAGACAAACCTCTGACCAGAATTATGGAGATGAAGCTTCAAGAAACATAATTTTAACTTCAAATAGCAATAGCTATGGTAGAGTAAGCTATACTGTCTTAAACTCTTTGCCTTCCTGTGAACCCACCCAAAATGGACTCAAGGTAGGTTCTACCGTAGTAGCATACAACGATCCAAACATGTCTAGAAATATAGTTTTATCAAACTCAAACGCCCAATACAGCTCTTATGATAGCGAGGCTACATACTACGTATCAAGGATAAATACTGCCAATATAAAACCAATAACGGCAGTTTTAAACTTCATACATAAATAA
- a CDS encoding magnesium transporter, with protein sequence MSQKPQGIELKFGKRADIENISPEYDVEYIFENPRVLYDLEKEAIAKHIRTRTDELCNNEEEKKKLIQTIKDDYCSGYEKDDITIINEAIKDNLFKRKFHSKSAIIGARVMFFGIILLEMAILIFIGFSEGGGFNPIIVFYGLLILVGSFLIGNVLGDYFFEEELGRLNKFDRSRVMSTRKRVIELLGGIIVVLLVSGVRAIGAYSLEEMIIVFAVTFVLALVAAAFEGVYYEFSELNKWAIDQQVKALRKYASKLHCESAKEDEQGDSEYKRLIQKICKETST encoded by the coding sequence ATGAGTCAAAAACCACAAGGAATAGAGTTAAAGTTTGGCAAAAGGGCAGACATAGAAAATATATCACCCGAGTATGACGTAGAATATATATTTGAAAATCCTAGAGTTCTTTATGATTTGGAAAAAGAAGCCATAGCAAAACATATAAGGACTAGAACAGATGAGCTTTGCAACAACGAGGAAGAAAAGAAAAAGCTTATTCAGACCATCAAAGATGATTATTGTAGTGGCTATGAAAAAGACGATATAACAATAATAAATGAAGCTATCAAAGATAATTTATTTAAGAGAAAATTCCATTCTAAAAGCGCTATTATAGGTGCCAGGGTAATGTTTTTTGGGATTATATTGTTAGAAATGGCCATATTAATATTTATAGGCTTTAGTGAGGGCGGAGGGTTTAACCCCATAATTGTTTTCTATGGACTTTTAATACTTGTGGGTTCTTTTCTCATAGGTAACGTACTTGGAGATTATTTTTTTGAAGAAGAGTTGGGAAGACTAAACAAATTTGACAGATCTCGTGTTATGTCAACAAGAAAAAGAGTTATTGAGCTTTTAGGAGGTATAATCGTCGTACTTCTCGTTTCTGGAGTTAGGGCTATAGGTGCTTATTCTCTCGAAGAGATGATTATAGTTTTTGCAGTAACATTTGTTTTAGCCCTTGTAGCAGCTGCTTTTGAAGGCGTATATTATGAGTTTTCAGAGTTAAACAAATGGGCTATAGATCAACAAGTTAAAGCTTTGAGGAAGTACGCTAGCAAGCTCCATTGTGAATCTGCTAAAGAAGATGAACAAGGAGATTCTGAGTATAAGAGGCTCATACAAAAAATCTGCAAAGAAACTTCAACTTAA